From the Natrarchaeobaculum aegyptiacum genome, one window contains:
- a CDS encoding DUF7504 family protein: protein MDRAIGDRGAVRVVQTLDALKRTGSNILLVGSSVTGAHEMACRRLCGHADADRRYRLVVTDERRPMASCDHDDRGNVRSIIYDAPETTAAPTAERDPAERSSRSPDPLEALGLEVIDAIDAIESEADGLGPSELRVCVDSLATLFQEHDTESVFRLVHVVSSRIEQAGGMGHYHLPVAADHEAVRLLEPMFDATVELRGERGGYEQRWSLDDRGLETDWVPL, encoded by the coding sequence ATGGATCGCGCGATAGGGGATCGGGGGGCGGTGCGCGTCGTCCAGACGCTCGACGCGTTGAAACGAACGGGAAGCAACATCTTGCTGGTCGGATCCAGCGTGACCGGTGCCCACGAAATGGCCTGTCGTCGACTCTGCGGTCACGCCGACGCCGACCGACGGTACCGACTGGTCGTAACCGACGAGCGACGGCCGATGGCGTCCTGTGACCACGACGACCGGGGTAACGTTCGGTCGATCATCTACGACGCCCCGGAAACGACGGCGGCACCGACTGCAGAGCGCGATCCGGCCGAACGTTCCAGTCGGTCGCCCGACCCGCTCGAGGCGCTCGGACTCGAGGTCATCGACGCGATCGACGCAATCGAAAGCGAAGCTGATGGGCTCGGTCCGTCGGAACTGCGGGTCTGCGTCGACTCGCTCGCGACGCTCTTCCAGGAACACGACACGGAAAGCGTCTTCAGGCTCGTCCACGTCGTCAGTTCCCGTATCGAGCAGGCCGGTGGAATGGGACACTACCACCTTCCGGTCGCCGCCGACCACGAGGCCGTCAGATTACTCGAGCCGATGTTCGACGCGACCGTCGAACTCCGCGGTGAGCGCGGTGGATACGAACAGCGGTGGTCACTCGACGATCGGGGCCTCGAGACGGACTGGGTTCCGCTGTGA
- a CDS encoding ribonuclease H-like domain-containing protein: protein MRIENSFIPVRGVGEVTERRLWEHGITHWDEFDGSVVGDTVAERIERFIDEGWTHLERGDLSPFATELPASSRWRLYENVREDTCFLDIETTGLDATRNRVTTVSVHRGGETTTFVHGHDLTADRLASELTEASLLVTFNGQRFDVPFLETCFDLEITLPHVDLMYPCKKLGLDGGLKAIERDLGIERDRPDLSGRDAVRLWHEYERGDDGALETLVSYNRADTRNMEPLMDLVADELHDRVFEPYCPGE, encoded by the coding sequence GTGCGAATCGAGAACAGTTTCATTCCCGTTCGCGGCGTCGGGGAGGTCACCGAACGACGGCTCTGGGAACACGGCATCACCCACTGGGACGAGTTCGACGGCAGCGTCGTCGGTGACACCGTCGCCGAGCGAATCGAACGTTTCATCGACGAGGGGTGGACCCACCTCGAGCGCGGCGATCTCTCGCCGTTCGCGACGGAACTACCGGCGTCGAGTCGGTGGCGGCTCTACGAGAACGTTCGCGAGGATACCTGCTTTCTGGACATCGAGACGACGGGTCTCGACGCGACCCGGAACCGCGTCACGACCGTCAGCGTTCACCGCGGTGGCGAGACGACGACGTTCGTGCACGGGCACGACCTGACTGCCGATCGACTCGCGTCCGAACTCACGGAGGCGTCACTGCTGGTCACGTTCAACGGCCAGCGCTTCGACGTGCCGTTTCTCGAGACCTGTTTCGACCTCGAGATCACACTCCCCCACGTCGACCTCATGTATCCCTGCAAGAAGCTGGGACTCGACGGCGGGCTGAAAGCGATCGAACGCGATCTCGGCATCGAGCGTGACCGACCCGACCTGAGCGGCAGAGACGCCGTTCGGCTCTGGCACGAGTACGAACGCGGCGACGACGGTGCTCTCGAGACGCTCGTCTCGTACAACCGGGCGGACACCCGGAACATGGAACCGCTCATGGACCTCGTAGCAGACGAGCTCCACGACCGCGTCTTCGAGCCGTACTGTCCGGGAGAATAA
- a CDS encoding HalOD1 output domain-containing protein, with protein MLLSVDRSETDSVPSLSFEVIAAIAEREGVDPTDIEPPTYEALYDVINPEALDSLFAPREDGTPRSTGTVEFLFCGYHVTVSSDGTVDVAEPEDATAFE; from the coding sequence ATGCTACTCTCAGTCGATCGGTCGGAAACAGACTCGGTACCGTCACTTAGTTTCGAAGTGATCGCCGCCATTGCTGAACGCGAAGGCGTCGACCCGACGGATATCGAACCGCCGACGTACGAGGCGCTGTACGACGTCATCAATCCGGAAGCGCTCGACTCTCTCTTTGCACCGCGTGAAGACGGAACGCCACGATCGACCGGAACGGTCGAGTTTCTCTTCTGTGGCTACCACGTCACCGTCTCGAGCGACGGGACTGTCGACGTCGCCGAGCCGGAAGACGCGACGGCATTCGAGTAA
- a CDS encoding GNAT family N-acetyltransferase yields MTLEIEPAQSADVAVVTDMWVSLACGQRAYDSAIRADENRERMRETLAAHAAADALLVARLDGTVVGFASFSIERGALELDVTRGTLSNLYVDPDYRDQGIGTALLEEVEASLAERGVDVVRLEVMAANESARRFYRKRGYDPHRLTMGRSIATDDGEQ; encoded by the coding sequence ATGACCCTCGAGATTGAGCCCGCCCAGAGTGCGGACGTAGCGGTCGTTACCGACATGTGGGTGTCGCTCGCTTGTGGCCAGCGAGCGTACGATTCGGCGATCCGTGCCGACGAAAACCGTGAGCGCATGCGAGAGACGCTGGCAGCACACGCGGCCGCGGACGCACTCCTCGTCGCGCGTCTCGACGGGACCGTCGTCGGCTTCGCCTCGTTTTCGATCGAACGCGGTGCCCTCGAACTCGACGTAACCCGTGGAACGCTGTCGAACCTGTACGTCGATCCCGACTACCGGGATCAGGGCATCGGCACGGCCCTGCTGGAGGAGGTCGAAGCGTCACTCGCTGAACGCGGAGTCGATGTCGTCCGTCTCGAGGTCATGGCTGCGAACGAGTCGGCACGGCGATTTTACCGCAAGCGCGGGTACGACCCCCACCGACTCACCATGGGTCGATCGATCGCCACTGACGACGGCGAGCAGTAG
- a CDS encoding phosphoglycerate kinase, translating to MIETLDDLDVEGTTVGVRVDVNSPIADDGGLDDDARLRAHVDTLAELTDRGGRVAVLAHQGRPGGDEFVSLEPHAARLAELLDQPVEYVDATFSETARDAVRSLDDGECLVLENTRFYSEEYMEFDPDRAARTHLVTGLAPVLDAYVNDAFAAAHRSQPSLVGFPQIVPGYAGRVMEAELDVLGSIEETGSPRVYVVGGAKVSDSIDVAWSVLEKGLADHVLTAGVVGNVFLIADGVDLGDASSDFIYDQGYWDEIDRAADLLDAYGDQIALPRDVAVERDGDRYELGVNALPPRNEEAAMDVGESTLEYYGRILADAETVILNGPAGVFEEDAFERGTRELYETATDVPTSIVGGGDTASALRRLGVDGFSHVSTGGGAALRMLTAEPLPAVTALEDDPRD from the coding sequence ATGATCGAGACCCTCGACGACCTCGACGTCGAAGGGACCACCGTCGGTGTCCGCGTCGACGTCAACAGCCCGATCGCCGACGACGGCGGCCTCGACGACGACGCCCGACTGCGTGCCCACGTCGACACGCTCGCGGAACTCACAGACCGGGGCGGCCGCGTTGCCGTTCTCGCCCATCAGGGGAGACCGGGCGGCGACGAGTTCGTCTCACTCGAGCCCCACGCCGCCCGCCTCGCCGAACTGCTCGACCAGCCGGTCGAGTACGTCGACGCGACGTTCAGCGAGACCGCACGCGACGCCGTCAGGTCGCTCGACGACGGCGAGTGTCTCGTCCTCGAGAACACGCGCTTTTACAGCGAGGAGTACATGGAGTTCGACCCCGATCGGGCCGCCCGGACGCACCTCGTCACGGGGCTGGCACCGGTGCTCGACGCCTACGTCAACGACGCGTTCGCCGCCGCCCACCGTTCACAGCCGTCGCTCGTCGGCTTCCCCCAGATCGTTCCGGGCTACGCCGGCCGCGTGATGGAAGCCGAACTCGACGTCCTTGGCTCGATCGAGGAGACCGGCTCCCCGCGCGTCTACGTCGTCGGCGGCGCCAAGGTCTCCGACTCCATCGACGTCGCCTGGTCGGTCCTCGAGAAGGGGCTCGCCGACCACGTCCTCACAGCCGGCGTCGTCGGCAACGTCTTTCTCATCGCCGACGGCGTCGACCTCGGCGACGCGAGTTCCGACTTTATCTACGATCAGGGCTACTGGGACGAGATCGACCGCGCTGCAGACCTGCTCGACGCCTACGGCGACCAGATCGCCCTCCCCAGGGACGTCGCGGTAGAACGCGACGGCGACCGCTACGAACTCGGCGTCAACGCTCTCCCACCGCGCAACGAGGAAGCCGCGATGGACGTCGGCGAGTCCACCCTCGAGTACTACGGTCGGATCCTCGCCGACGCCGAAACGGTGATCCTGAACGGGCCCGCCGGCGTCTTCGAGGAAGACGCGTTCGAACGTGGCACACGCGAACTGTACGAGACGGCGACCGACGTCCCGACGAGCATCGTCGGCGGCGGTGACACCGCTTCGGCACTGCGCCGACTCGGCGTCGACGGCTTCTCACACGTCAGCACCGGCGGCGGCGCAGCCCTCCGCATGCTCACTGCCGAACCGCTGCCCGCCGTGACGGCACTCGAGGATGACCCTCGAGATTGA
- a CDS encoding cyclic nucleotide-binding/CBS domain-containing protein has product MESELSVRDVLTADYVGVSESDTVLGVVRLMREERSSCVLVVRGSDPVGIVTEWDVLGLVADEHDPAETTVGAVMTTPVITVDPTRSLADVATTMARQNIRNVVVETDDEVVGVVTQRDVIAAAGSFRATVTPPRSAGSGEQPTSPDQPLEEAVTAPVDEVPDDRMVPNGGDEYSTQGVCEACGSLATDLWDANGQLVCTDCRTV; this is encoded by the coding sequence ATGGAATCGGAACTGTCGGTCAGGGACGTCCTGACGGCCGACTACGTCGGCGTCAGCGAATCGGACACCGTCCTCGGCGTCGTCAGGCTCATGCGTGAGGAACGGTCGAGTTGCGTCCTCGTCGTCCGCGGGAGCGACCCGGTCGGTATCGTCACCGAGTGGGACGTCCTCGGACTCGTGGCCGACGAACACGATCCCGCCGAAACCACCGTCGGAGCGGTCATGACGACCCCGGTGATCACCGTCGACCCGACGCGCTCACTCGCCGACGTGGCGACGACGATGGCCCGCCAGAACATCCGAAACGTCGTCGTCGAGACGGACGACGAGGTGGTCGGCGTCGTCACACAGCGAGACGTGATCGCCGCCGCGGGATCCTTCCGGGCGACCGTAACGCCACCCCGGTCAGCCGGTTCGGGTGAGCAACCGACCAGCCCGGACCAGCCCCTCGAGGAGGCCGTGACTGCACCCGTCGACGAGGTTCCCGACGACCGAATGGTCCCAAACGGCGGCGACGAGTACTCGACTCAGGGTGTCTGTGAAGCCTGCGGCTCGCTCGCAACCGACCTCTGGGACGCCAACGGACAACTCGTCTGTACCGACTGCCGGACGGTGTGA
- a CDS encoding GTP cyclohydrolase III — MTNTQVTLVQIDNYGPWTVTPEPRREADLQTMQSRLYADISQFVGNRGGYTFFTRFDNMIAVTNGLTMDDHATLQESIGNRYPVTLSLGVATGTSPVQALADATERLQNAGSAQDETRRECLEGRTIDDDYRTADDVQIAHFDVVNVTGNYTDQLNAFDTFIEIEQGYAELMRHMRYAHDSLSFFVGGDNVIVVCPDLEKPDYEEAIAHVDEAVDVQLQVGVGRGESAHDAGYAAKHALETCRADGTRVELED, encoded by the coding sequence GTGACTAACACGCAGGTGACGCTCGTTCAGATCGACAACTACGGGCCGTGGACGGTGACGCCGGAGCCGCGACGTGAGGCTGACCTCCAGACGATGCAATCTCGACTCTACGCCGACATCTCCCAGTTCGTTGGGAACCGCGGCGGCTACACCTTTTTCACGCGTTTCGACAACATGATCGCCGTCACGAACGGCCTCACGATGGACGATCACGCCACCCTACAGGAGTCCATCGGCAACCGCTACCCGGTGACGCTCAGCCTCGGCGTCGCCACCGGGACCAGCCCCGTCCAGGCGCTCGCCGACGCAACCGAGCGACTCCAGAACGCCGGCAGCGCACAGGACGAGACCCGCCGTGAGTGTCTCGAGGGCCGGACCATCGACGACGATTACCGAACCGCAGACGACGTTCAGATCGCTCACTTCGACGTCGTGAACGTCACCGGCAACTACACCGACCAGCTCAACGCCTTCGACACGTTCATCGAGATCGAACAGGGCTACGCCGAACTCATGCGCCACATGCGCTACGCCCACGACAGCCTCTCGTTTTTCGTCGGCGGCGACAACGTCATCGTCGTCTGCCCCGACCTCGAGAAACCCGACTACGAGGAGGCGATCGCCCACGTCGACGAGGCCGTCGACGTCCAGCTGCAGGTCGGCGTCGGCCGTGGCGAGAGCGCCCACGACGCCGGCTACGCCGCGAAACACGCCCTCGAGACCTGCCGGGCCGACGGAACGCGCGTCGAACTCGAGGACTGA
- a CDS encoding DUF5785 family protein, producing MSSDWPHDPDGEQGSEGMRKFDMRIIADKVDEAEDFPMDVVEFVEEHGDDPIRINHQKVVAMSDIFEYIDDEEFETILDMHKAVGAAMREGDFWDYHPKGANPEKKHA from the coding sequence ATGAGTTCGGACTGGCCACACGATCCAGACGGCGAGCAGGGGAGCGAAGGGATGCGCAAGTTCGATATGCGGATCATCGCCGACAAGGTCGACGAAGCGGAAGACTTTCCGATGGACGTTGTCGAATTCGTCGAGGAACACGGCGACGATCCAATCCGGATCAACCACCAGAAAGTCGTGGCAATGAGCGACATCTTCGAGTACATCGACGACGAGGAGTTCGAGACGATTCTGGACATGCACAAGGCGGTCGGAGCGGCCATGCGCGAAGGGGACTTCTGGGACTACCACCCAAAGGGCGCGAACCCCGAGAAGAAACACGCCTGA
- a CDS encoding PadR family transcriptional regulator, with protein MYDLTGFQRDLLTVIAGEEEPHGLAVKEELEEYYESEIHHGRLYPNLDTLVDKGLVEKGTRDRRTNVYTLTRRGRRELEARREWESQYLDF; from the coding sequence ATGTACGACCTGACTGGATTTCAACGAGACCTGCTGACGGTGATCGCTGGCGAGGAGGAACCACACGGGCTGGCCGTCAAGGAAGAACTCGAGGAGTACTACGAGTCGGAGATTCACCACGGCCGACTCTACCCGAACCTCGACACGCTCGTCGACAAGGGCCTGGTCGAGAAGGGGACGCGCGACCGCCGGACCAACGTCTACACGCTGACGCGCCGAGGTCGACGCGAACTCGAGGCCAGACGCGAGTGGGAGTCACAGTATCTGGACTTCTGA
- a CDS encoding cobalt-precorrin-4/precorrin-4 C(11)-methyltransferase, translating to MTDSDEAAGDPQAAIDAQGERRREDLDDRIFEHSAGDHQEGIPFVGAGPGNPRLLTVAGKELLEEADLVVHAGSLVNSEVLEAYCAHAELVNSVGKDLEELIPLMRDAYEDGQNVVRLHSGDPAIYGAALEQMDALEHEGIPTYLVPGVTSAFAASATLRTQLTLNELANHVAFTRPQGKTLTPEEDHVSEFVGMGDVTTCLYLGTHAVRETMDRLLADGHDPDLPVAVVYHASWPDEDVILGTIETIADRVEEAGYRASALVIVGEAVTGSGYERSYLYGDWANRGPDSDG from the coding sequence GTGACTGATTCCGACGAGGCCGCAGGCGACCCGCAGGCGGCCATCGATGCACAGGGCGAACGCCGCCGTGAGGATCTCGACGATCGAATTTTCGAGCACAGCGCCGGCGACCATCAGGAGGGAATTCCTTTCGTCGGTGCCGGGCCGGGTAACCCACGGCTGCTGACCGTCGCCGGGAAGGAACTGCTCGAGGAGGCGGATCTGGTCGTCCACGCCGGCTCGCTGGTCAACAGCGAGGTGCTCGAGGCCTACTGCGCTCACGCCGAGCTGGTCAATTCGGTTGGCAAGGATCTCGAGGAACTGATCCCGCTCATGCGCGACGCCTACGAGGACGGACAGAACGTCGTTCGCCTCCACAGCGGCGACCCAGCGATCTACGGGGCCGCACTCGAGCAGATGGACGCCCTCGAGCACGAGGGTATTCCCACCTATCTCGTCCCCGGCGTCACGTCGGCGTTCGCCGCGAGTGCGACGCTCCGCACGCAGTTGACGCTGAACGAACTCGCCAATCACGTCGCGTTCACGCGGCCACAGGGCAAGACGCTGACTCCCGAGGAGGACCACGTCTCAGAGTTCGTCGGGATGGGGGACGTCACGACCTGCCTCTACCTCGGCACCCACGCCGTCCGGGAGACGATGGACCGCCTGCTCGCGGACGGTCACGATCCCGACCTCCCGGTCGCCGTGGTCTATCACGCCTCGTGGCCGGACGAAGACGTCATCCTCGGGACGATCGAGACGATCGCCGACCGCGTCGAGGAGGCCGGCTATCGCGCCTCGGCACTGGTGATCGTCGGCGAGGCCGTCACCGGTTCCGGATACGAACGGTCGTACCTCTACGGCGACTGGGCGAACCGCGGCCCGGATTCCGACGGGTGA
- a CDS encoding cobalt-factor II C(20)-methyltransferase — protein MTLYGVGLGPGEADLVTVRGKRVLEEADVVYSPGRLSRSVALEHVPESKIGDLDFPMTRDEEKLRTAWKEAAAEVAPRAREGDVAFVTLGDPNVYSTFGHLRRTLRAFHPDVDLEIVPGVSAMTAFATALDVEVEAGAGLALREAADGASPTGPDRMILFKVTDAPATHEGLVEAGYEVRFGRRLFMEQGETVVTDDPSEVEERDYYTLAYAEKEALEIESATAVFERAAGDGGDSSGSSESSDAETVDAENGPLADGGKLLDVERAEGCEGGDCGGYYRD, from the coding sequence ATGACTCTCTACGGCGTCGGTCTCGGCCCCGGCGAGGCGGACCTCGTTACCGTCCGCGGGAAGCGCGTGCTCGAGGAGGCAGACGTGGTCTACTCTCCCGGTCGCCTCTCCCGGAGCGTTGCCCTCGAGCACGTCCCGGAGTCGAAGATCGGCGATCTGGACTTCCCGATGACCAGAGACGAGGAGAAACTGCGGACAGCATGGAAGGAGGCGGCCGCGGAGGTCGCCCCACGGGCCCGCGAGGGCGACGTCGCGTTCGTCACGCTCGGCGATCCGAACGTCTACTCGACGTTCGGGCACCTCAGACGGACGCTCCGCGCGTTTCACCCGGACGTCGACCTCGAGATCGTCCCCGGCGTGAGCGCGATGACGGCGTTCGCGACGGCACTGGACGTCGAGGTCGAAGCCGGTGCCGGTCTCGCGCTGCGAGAAGCGGCAGACGGTGCCAGTCCGACCGGCCCCGATCGGATGATCCTCTTCAAGGTCACCGATGCACCGGCCACCCACGAGGGGCTCGTCGAGGCGGGCTACGAGGTCCGCTTCGGCCGTCGGCTGTTCATGGAACAGGGCGAGACAGTAGTGACCGACGATCCATCCGAGGTCGAGGAACGCGACTACTACACGCTCGCCTACGCCGAGAAGGAAGCCCTCGAGATCGAGTCGGCGACGGCCGTCTTCGAGCGAGCGGCCGGGGACGGGGGTGACTCGAGTGGGTCGAGTGAGTCGAGCGATGCTGAGACGGTCGATGCCGAAAACGGACCCCTCGCCGACGGGGGGAAGCTGCTCGACGTCGAGCGAGCGGAGGGCTGTGAGGGTGGCGACTGTGGAGGGTACTACCGTGACTGA
- the cbiT gene encoding precorrin-6Y C5,15-methyltransferase (decarboxylating) subunit CbiT, which yields MSPIALPHDAKAGPTKPEVRAVVQSKLALTAEDHFVEVGSCTGAVTIESAQQAGRVTAVERKPERLETTEKNLSANEETIRADVEVRHAEAPDGLPDDADALFLGGSRNFDAVLDHAVETGVDRIVMNVSRLEVAGRAATAFRERGILEEVVQFQVSHGYELAGATSFDSDNPVYMLVGSASEQSVRADAGEVAR from the coding sequence ATGTCGCCGATCGCGTTACCACACGATGCGAAGGCCGGGCCGACGAAACCGGAGGTCCGGGCGGTGGTCCAGTCGAAACTCGCCCTCACGGCCGAGGACCACTTCGTCGAGGTCGGATCCTGTACCGGTGCTGTCACCATCGAATCCGCCCAGCAAGCAGGGCGGGTGACAGCCGTCGAGCGCAAGCCCGAACGGCTCGAGACGACCGAGAAGAACCTCTCGGCCAACGAGGAGACGATCCGGGCCGACGTCGAAGTGCGACACGCCGAAGCACCCGATGGACTGCCCGACGACGCCGACGCACTCTTTCTCGGGGGGAGCCGCAACTTCGATGCCGTTCTCGACCACGCCGTCGAGACCGGCGTCGATCGGATCGTGATGAACGTCTCGAGACTCGAGGTCGCTGGCCGTGCTGCAACGGCGTTCCGCGAGCGCGGGATTCTCGAGGAGGTCGTCCAGTTCCAGGTGAGCCACGGCTACGAACTCGCGGGCGCGACGAGTTTCGATTCGGACAACCCCGTCTATATGCTGGTCGGGAGCGCCTCGGAGCAATCGGTCCGCGCAGACGCCGGGGAGGTGGCCAGATGA
- a CDS encoding ribonucleotide-diphosphate reductase subunit beta — translation MPIEYSEREKPYELYRKGKREGTWDPDDYDFEQDREDWEQFSEQEQHRFLGSCAAFYDGEEDVTRTLAPYMMALDALENEEMPFDVVQEQMYLAQQVYEEAKHTDLFSRYFEQVFGTHDTEAYREGGYQEAGYSTDDLYDTADELLAAITSGERQQLVYALGEAYLNYMGIVEAQLARSGYLSFDQMIELKAEEMGRDVVLESFQEAIGKVRQDETRHIENGRWVLSKLVEAEPDIVADVYEPRIDEYVQNRVLTEPQQEMPFEGYDEKKIGKQTIQYLQDTIDYIGAEQFEEYSDVRATVSGKQAAD, via the coding sequence ATGCCGATCGAGTACAGCGAGCGGGAGAAGCCGTACGAACTGTATCGAAAAGGGAAACGAGAGGGAACGTGGGACCCGGACGACTACGACTTCGAACAGGACCGGGAAGACTGGGAACAGTTCAGCGAGCAAGAACAGCATCGGTTCCTCGGGTCGTGTGCAGCGTTCTACGACGGCGAAGAGGACGTAACTCGGACGCTGGCACCGTACATGATGGCGCTCGATGCCCTCGAGAACGAGGAGATGCCGTTCGACGTCGTCCAGGAGCAGATGTACCTGGCCCAGCAGGTCTACGAGGAAGCAAAGCACACGGACCTTTTCAGTCGGTACTTCGAGCAAGTGTTCGGAACCCACGATACCGAGGCGTATCGAGAGGGAGGCTACCAGGAAGCTGGCTACAGTACCGACGACCTGTACGACACGGCCGACGAGCTTCTGGCGGCGATCACCAGCGGCGAGCGCCAGCAACTGGTGTACGCTCTCGGCGAGGCCTACCTCAACTACATGGGGATCGTCGAGGCCCAGCTGGCACGGAGTGGCTACCTCTCGTTCGACCAGATGATCGAACTCAAAGCAGAAGAGATGGGCCGGGACGTCGTCCTCGAGTCGTTCCAGGAGGCGATCGGCAAGGTTCGGCAGGACGAGACCCGCCACATCGAGAACGGTCGCTGGGTGCTGTCGAAACTGGTCGAGGCCGAACCGGACATCGTCGCGGACGTCTACGAGCCCCGAATCGACGAGTACGTACAGAACCGGGTGCTGACCGAGCCCCAGCAGGAGATGCCGTTCGAGGGATACGACGAAAAGAAAATCGGGAAACAGACGATCCAGTACCTGCAGGACACGATCGACTACATCGGTGCCGAACAGTTCGAGGAGTACAGCGACGTGCGCGCGACGGTCAGCGGGAAGCAAGCGGCCGACTGA
- a CDS encoding cobyrinic acid a,c-diamide synthase → MKGFVLGGVSSGVGKTVATLAIVRALEDAGYDVQPAKAGPDFIDPSHHEAVAGRPSRTLDLWLCGEDGLRRNYHRGEGDVCVVEGVMGLYDGDGSSTAMVAEALGLPVVLVVDAKAGMESVAATALGFREYADAIGRDVEVAGIVAQRAHGGRHEQGIRDALPEDLAYFGRIPPNPDLEIPDRHLGLHMGEEAELPTAALREAAETLAAEQLAAVAREAAPPSTAAEPGPASGRTTGRVAVASDSAFCFRYPATIERLRERAEVVSFSPVAGDPVPDCDGVYLPGGYPELHAAELEAAGTLSALGERASDGLPVLGECGGLMAMSQSLTTADGDRHEMAAIVPADVTMHDRYQALDHVELEATCDGLTADAGERLRGHEFHYSRADVDGDARFAFETVRGDGIDGDHDGLLEYESVGTYVHVHAESGAFDRFLDRVAR, encoded by the coding sequence ATGAAGGGGTTCGTCCTCGGCGGCGTCAGTTCCGGCGTCGGCAAGACCGTCGCGACGCTCGCGATCGTCCGTGCGCTCGAAGACGCGGGCTACGACGTCCAGCCCGCCAAGGCGGGCCCGGACTTCATCGACCCGAGCCACCACGAGGCGGTCGCGGGCCGGCCCTCGCGGACGCTCGACCTGTGGCTCTGCGGCGAAGACGGCCTCCGGCGCAACTACCATCGCGGCGAGGGCGACGTCTGCGTCGTCGAGGGCGTGATGGGACTGTACGACGGCGACGGCTCGAGCACGGCGATGGTCGCCGAGGCCCTCGGTCTGCCCGTGGTGCTCGTCGTCGACGCCAAGGCGGGCATGGAGAGCGTCGCGGCGACCGCACTCGGCTTTCGCGAGTACGCCGACGCGATCGGCCGCGACGTCGAGGTGGCAGGCATCGTCGCCCAGCGCGCCCACGGCGGCCGCCACGAGCAGGGCATCCGCGACGCCCTCCCCGAGGACCTCGCATACTTTGGGCGGATTCCACCGAACCCCGACCTCGAGATTCCCGACCGGCACCTCGGCCTGCACATGGGTGAGGAGGCCGAACTCCCGACGGCGGCCCTGCGAGAGGCAGCCGAGACGCTCGCAGCCGAGCAACTGGCTGCAGTGGCGCGCGAAGCAGCGCCGCCGTCCACAGCGGCCGAACCGGGGCCGGCATCGGGACGGACTACTGGCCGCGTCGCCGTCGCCAGCGACTCGGCGTTCTGTTTCCGGTACCCGGCGACGATCGAGCGGCTCCGCGAGCGCGCCGAGGTGGTGTCGTTCTCACCCGTTGCGGGCGATCCGGTCCCCGACTGTGACGGCGTCTATCTCCCCGGTGGATACCCGGAACTCCACGCCGCCGAACTCGAGGCCGCCGGCACCCTCTCTGCACTTGGCGAGCGGGCGAGCGACGGACTCCCCGTGCTTGGCGAGTGCGGGGGTCTGATGGCCATGAGCCAGTCGCTGACCACGGCCGACGGCGACCGTCACGAAATGGCCGCCATCGTGCCGGCGGATGTGACGATGCACGACCGGTATCAGGCGCTCGACCACGTCGAACTCGAGGCGACCTGCGACGGGCTCACGGCCGACGCCGGCGAGCGCCTCCGGGGTCACGAGTTCCACTACTCGCGCGCGGACGTCGACGGCGACGCACGCTTCGCCTTCGAGACCGTCCGCGGCGACGGCATCGACGGTGACCACGACGGCCTGCTCGAGTACGAGTCCGTGGGAACCTACGTTCACGTCCACGCCGAAAGCGGTGCGTTCGATCGGTTCCTCGACCGGGTCGCACGCTGA
- a CDS encoding VOC family protein, whose amino-acid sequence MPSSLSGHHVGLTVSDLETTVAFYRDVLGLEVLDRFEVSGQAFETVTELEGSSGRFVHLDAGDVRLELVEYEPAGAALEDSDLNQPGAAHVGLAVDDLESVYAGLPEDVETLSDPQTTASGTTLCFLRDPEGNLVELLEA is encoded by the coding sequence ATGCCTTCATCGCTCAGCGGCCACCACGTCGGACTCACCGTATCGGACCTCGAGACGACCGTCGCGTTCTATCGCGACGTCCTCGGCCTCGAGGTGCTCGACCGATTCGAGGTCTCGGGACAGGCGTTCGAAACCGTCACCGAACTCGAGGGTTCGAGCGGCCGGTTCGTCCACCTCGACGCCGGCGACGTTCGCCTGGAACTCGTCGAGTACGAGCCAGCCGGGGCGGCACTCGAGGATAGCGACCTGAACCAGCCCGGTGCTGCCCACGTCGGCCTCGCCGTCGACGACCTCGAGTCGGTCTACGCCGGGCTTCCCGAGGACGTCGAAACGCTCAGCGACCCCCAGACGACCGCGAGCGGTACGACGCTGTGTTTTCTCCGGGATCCGGAAGGGAACCTCGTGGAGTTGCTCGAGGCCTGA